One region of Dysidea avara chromosome 1, odDysAvar1.4, whole genome shotgun sequence genomic DNA includes:
- the LOC136265713 gene encoding uncharacterized protein, with protein MRQYLCFCLLLLVFASETAMSGRIDRDQQFRYRKDVVGPKERRINKMPSCVHDEIAKRNPHIVDLASQNVDTGEEKRQTSPTYANIRIHPKFFNITDEVKPYVKEPNSILSQAIKTLESVLQVHPVQGNLRVPPNCTEYTSGVNQGKCRSPLPSQSDYDCGEFGTIPLSYIGVREVCTSYYRSSSCTLQGPNGIGIPNTDYLLFVSASSSTPYCRGTVLAHASYCVLDSSDNNRPVVGHINICPYLIDSNYDIYSTILHEIIHALGFSIRLFQHYVGVSSNPGRVRYGPYGRYGIFKGPKAVEVAKSYYSCNDIEGVALENEGTSSVATSHWERRTLNNELLNGYISSDCIIFSEFTLALLEDSGWYKGNYTALSALNQCSLEWGKGLGCSFLTERCVNESVYPYLCDPSSDKEVCTFDHLSKGTCSTGRPGFDGCPVAVAVGPQDYCRTETNVTLKRDLESYGGNSICVDTIQSFPASCNTTGSTLPLCVEQESFTINGTNQYVVYLRDDRYRCEDDCNLATADNWVVSCPPTEDIVSRSPVIKTKSPGLSPTTKIAGPQSRTCSSEFYPFGLEHNDSTLPRLIQGDFSSPPVILAEICDKANRTVYINENGVISFGSHFDAYTPLSLPLNGTDEIIAPYWADVDTVFAGNIYYRQTTDPSLLARATREIRAAFPSNGNVTIQNLLIATWHRVGYYFLNYDKTNTFQCVLATSRVQSFVIFLYADGGIQWTTGDASGGYRGFYGTEALAGINAGDGINSNTIPGSLTSSIINIAQTSNVGIPGVWIFKICDDCDYLETICTGKCKRRYRKVTKSCKEILNKKSDCLQPCAAAVKKFLKDPVGNAIWHCGNQTTMLKNLREAYNKKC; from the exons ATTGCAAAGAGGAACCCTCACATAGTTGATCTTGCAAGTCAGAATGTAGATACAGGGGAAGAAAAAAGACAAACTTCACCAACCTATGCCAACATCAGAATACACCCTAAATTTTTTAATATTACTGATGAAGTTAAACCGTATGTAAAAGAGCCTAACAGCATTCTATCCCAGGCCATTAAGACACTAGAGAGTGTTCTGCAGGTACATCCAGTACAAGGTAACCTTCGTGTCCCACCAAACTGTACTGAATACACTTCTGGAGTCAATCAGGGTAAATGTAGATCACCTCTACCATCTCAGAGTGACTATGACTGTGGAGAGTTTGGCACAATTCCTTTATCGTACATTGGTGTTAGAGAAGTGTGTACTTCATATTATCGAAGCTCATCTTGCACTCTACAAGGTCCAAATGGTATTGGAATCCCTAATACTGACTATTTACTGTTTGTATCAGCATCATCCAGTACTC CATATTGCAGAGGTACCGTTTTGGCTCATGCTTCCTACTGTGTATTGGATAGCAGTGACAACAACAGACCTGTGGTTGGACACATCAATATATGCCCG TACCTTATAGACTCAAATTATGATATTTATTCCACAATATTGCATGAGATAATCCATGCACTGGGATTTTCAATTCGATTATTTCAACA TTATGTTGGTGTGAGTAGTAATCCAGGGAGGGTACGTTATGGACCATATGGACGATATGGCATATTTAAAGGCCCAAAG GCAGTGGAGGTAGCAAAGTCATACTACTCTTGTAATGACATTGAGGGTGTGGCACTGGAAAATGAAGGAACTTCTAGTGTAGCAAC TTCTCACTGGGAGAGAAGGACACTCAACAACGAGTTGCTGAATGGCTACATATCAAG TGACTGTATAATATTCAGTGAATTCACACTTGCATTACTGGAAGATAGTGGATGGTATAAGGGAAATTACACTGCATTGTCTGCGTTAAACCAATGTTCACTAGAATGGGGAAAAG GTTTAGGCTGCTCTTTCCTAACTGAACGATGTGTAAATGAGAGTGTGTACCCTTACTTGTGTGATCCAAGTTCAGATAAAGAAGTGTGTACTTTTGATCACTTGTCTAAG GGTACCTGCTCTACCGGTAGACCTGGTTTTGATGGTTGTCctgttgctgttgctgttggACCACAAGATTATTGTCGTACTGAAACGAATGTAACA CTGAAAAGAGATTTGGAAAGTTATGGTGGTAATTCCATTTGTGTGGATACAATACAATCCTTTCCTGCTTCGTGTAATACCACGGGATCAACATTGCCACTTTGTGTAGAACAAGAATCATTTACAATCAATGGTACTAATCAGTATGTGGTGTATCTAAGAG ATGATCGTTATCGCTGTGAAGATGATTGTAATTTGGCTACTGCTGACAACTGGGTAGTATCATGTCCCCCAACTGAAGATATAGTATCACGATCGCCAGTGATCAAAACTAAGTCACCTGGTCTGTCACCTACTACTAAAATTG ctggGCCACAAAGCAGAACATGTTCATCTGAG TTTTATCCATTTGGATTGGAGCATAATGACTCTACTTTACCACGCCTTATTCAAGGTGATTTCAGTTCACCACCTGTTATTCTAGCAGAAATATGTGATAAAGCTAACAGGACAGTTTAT ATCAATGAGAATGGAGTAATCAGTTTTGGCAGTCATTTTGATGCTTATACTCCCCTGTCATTACCACTGAATGGAACTGATGAGATCATTGCACCATACTGGGCTGATGTTGACACCGTATTCGCTGGAAATATTTACTATCGTCAGACCACTGATCCTAGTCTTCTTGCCAGAGCAACCAGAGAAATAAGAGCAGCTTTTCCTTCGAATGGAAATGTTACAATCCAAAATTTACTAATTGCTACATGGCACAGGGTTGGCTATTACTTTTTAAACTATGACAAA ACTAACACGTTCCAGTGTGTATTAGCCACTAGTAGAGTTCAGTCATTTGTAATATTCCTATATGCTGATGGGGGGATACAATGGACTACTGGTGATGCCTCTGGTGGGTATAGAGGATTTTATGGAACTGAAGCTCTAGCAGGAATTAATGCTGGTGATGGTATTAATTCTAACACCATTCCTGGATCACTAACTTCTAGTATCATTAATATTGCCCAAACAAGCAATGTAGGGATACCAGGAGTATGGATTTTTAAAA TATGTGATGATTGTGATTATCTGGAGACCATATGCACGGGGAAGTGTAAAAGACGGTATAGGAAAGTTACAAAGTCCTGTAAAGAGATACTGAACAAAAAATCTGATTGTTTGCAACCCTGTGCTGCAGCAGTCAAGAAATTTTTGAAGGATCCAGTTGGAAATGCTATTTGGCATTGTGGAAATCAAACAACAATGCTGAAGAATCTGCGAGAAGCTTataataaaaagtgctga